The genomic interval CGAGGCCAATGTGCTCCATCAACCGCTTACCGCGTCCCGAGCCGGGGAAAACATACCGGTTCAGCCGACGCTTACCGACTACTCCATCAGCCCGAATCCGTTTAATCCGACGACCACCATCTCGTTCACGTTGTCGGAAGCGGTGGACGTGGAACTCCGGCTGTACAACCTCATGGGCCAGGAGGTGGCTACGCTTGTCCAAGGCAACTACGAGGCCGGGGCGCATCGCGTGGCCTTCAACGGCGGTGAACTTCCTTCGGGAATCTACTTCTCGCGTCTGACCGCGGGACCCGTTACCGAACTGAAACGAATGCTGCTCGCTAAATAGCGGGCGAGTACCTTGGCTGGAGCGGCCTGGTTGCCTCCCGTCCGGCTGCTCCCGGCAGAGCGGCCCCTGCTTTTCGGCAGGGGCTTGTTTTTTTGCCGCCTTGAGTCTATCTTAGCCCAGAGCGATCCGGAGCCTCTTCCATGTCCCCTTCCCCATCTTCCCACGATACCCGGTTCCTGCGCTGGGCGCTGCTGCTGGCTGCGATCTTCGCTGCGGTGCGAGTGATTTTCCTGTACCAGATCAGCGGCACCCCGCTCCTCAAACTACCGATCCTCGACAGCGAATTCTATTACTCGTGGGCCGTGCGGCTGGCCCGGGGATTCGGCCACCCCGACGGCCCCTTCTGGCTCTCGCCGCTCTATCCTTCGTTTCTGGCCGGTGTGTTCAAAGGCATGAACAGCTACTCGACGGGCTTGATTGCCGCCCTCCAGGGGATCATTTCCATCGGCACACTGGCGGCAATGGTCTACTACACGCGCGTGCTGTTCGGAAATGCCGTGGCCCTTATTACCGCCGGTCTGGCCGCGCTCTACGCGCCGTGGCTCTACTACGACGGAGTCCTGCTCAGCGGATCGCTGATCCTGTTTCTGAACGCCGTCCTGCTGCTTCTGCTCATTACGCGGAGCGGGCTTTCCGTAGAACGAGATTCTACTGCGGACGTCTCGCCGGTGGCGCGGGATGCGGTCTGGGTGGCCATCGGACTCCTATGCGGACTTTCCGCTCTGGCGCGGCCGTCAGTATTGATCTTCGTCGCCATCGTCGCCATATGGCTGCTGAGGCGCCGGTCGCCCGGCCGGGGAAGGCAGCTGGTGTTCTTCGTTGGCGCGATCGCGATTCTGATCGCACCGGTACTGATCCGCAATCTGCGCGTCTCGGGAAGCCTGCTGCTGACCACCTCCTCGGGCGGCGTGAATTTCTTCATCGGCAACCGCGCCGGTGCCACCGGCGTGTACGACGAGTTCAATTTCGTAGAGTCGTTCGATCCCATCCGCGAGGCGGAAGGGTTCCGCGCCGAGGCATCGAACCGGACCGGACGGGAGCTTTCACTCGATGAAGCGTCGCGCTACTGGGCCGGCCAGGCGGCGGACGACGTCGTTCGCAATCCGGGCGGTTGGCTCCGGCTGCTCCTCCGCAAACTCTGGTTCACCGTTCAGCGCGAGGAAATCGCCACCAACGTCTCGTTTCGCGGGGCGGCCGGATTTGCGCCCATTCTGGGCGCGCTGCCCGTGCGCTGGGGACTCCTCTTCCCGTTCGCCGTGGCGGGAGCCTTGCTGGGATGGCGACGGCGCAAAGAGCTGAGACTACTCGGACTCTATGCCGCGTCCTATCTGGCGGTGAATCTCATCTTCTTCAGCGCGTCCGAGTACCGGCTTCCGATGATTCTCGTGTTGTTTCCGGCAGCGGGCTGCTTCTTCATGGAGATCGGGAGAAGCGTCGCAGCGCAGGACTTTCGCCGGTTGGCGTTGGGCTGCGGAGCGTATCTGGTGATGCTCATCGTCTGCAACGCGCCTTCGCCGTTCATCGCCCGCACCGTGAAACCCACCACCGACTACTACAACATGGCGGTCGGTCTCGTCAATCAGGGAGAACTGGTGGATGCAATCCCGCTCTTCGCGCGCTCGCTGACCGTGGATCCCGACTATCGTCCGGCTCGCCGTGGACTGGCCGACGCGCTCTGGGCGCTCGGCAACTACGACGATGCCCGCCGCGAGTATCAAGCACTCAGCGAACCCGCTCCCGATGAAATCTCCGGTTCGCCTCTGCAGCAGTTCCTCGATCAGCTCTGGTTCTACACCGAGGAAGACGACTATGCGGGAGCGCTTGAGTATCTGAATGAACACTTCCCCAAAGACAGCGCCGCCCCCCCCGAAATCTGGGTGAACCGCGCGATGGTGGAAGCCGGTCTTGGCCGCTACGACGATGCCATCGCATCTCTGGAGAAGGGCTGGGCGATGGAACCCGACTCGCCCGACTGGCCCTACAAGGCGGGGATCATGGCGATAGAGGCCAAAGACAGCGTGCGCGCCGATTCGTTCTTCACCAAAGCCATCGAGCGCTACCCGGCCTATGCTCCGGCGCGACTGAAAAAGGCCCGTCTCGCCCTCGCTCGCGGCGATTCCCTCGCGGCGCGAGTTCAACTGGACGAGCTGCGTAAAATCCGCATCCCCGAGGATACGGTACGTTGGCAGGTCTGGAATCTGGCTCTTGACCTCGGGGAAGTAATTCAAACCGAGAACGAATAGACTAGAGCGCATCCCAAAAACATCAGAGGGGAATGCGTGATTTCTCCCGGTGGTGACTCTCCAGAGTCACCCCTCCACCACCTTGCTGACCGGACGGGGGCCTCTGGAGAGACCCCACGGAGATACAAATTCCCGTCTGTTGTTTTTGAGATGAGTTCTACTTCCACCGGTTGCTTTCCGACAAGCGATTGCGTAGATTCTCTGCGCGTTCGCACCCTACTCTTCTCCCTGCCCCAAACGACTCTCATTCCGTTGGTTCACGCCGTAGCGACGTGCCAACCAGCGGATTAATCACACGTTACCC from bacterium carries:
- a CDS encoding tetratricopeptide repeat protein; protein product: MSPSPSSHDTRFLRWALLLAAIFAAVRVIFLYQISGTPLLKLPILDSEFYYSWAVRLARGFGHPDGPFWLSPLYPSFLAGVFKGMNSYSTGLIAALQGIISIGTLAAMVYYTRVLFGNAVALITAGLAALYAPWLYYDGVLLSGSLILFLNAVLLLLLITRSGLSVERDSTADVSPVARDAVWVAIGLLCGLSALARPSVLIFVAIVAIWLLRRRSPGRGRQLVFFVGAIAILIAPVLIRNLRVSGSLLLTTSSGGVNFFIGNRAGATGVYDEFNFVESFDPIREAEGFRAEASNRTGRELSLDEASRYWAGQAADDVVRNPGGWLRLLLRKLWFTVQREEIATNVSFRGAAGFAPILGALPVRWGLLFPFAVAGALLGWRRRKELRLLGLYAASYLAVNLIFFSASEYRLPMILVLFPAAGCFFMEIGRSVAAQDFRRLALGCGAYLVMLIVCNAPSPFIARTVKPTTDYYNMAVGLVNQGELVDAIPLFARSLTVDPDYRPARRGLADALWALGNYDDARREYQALSEPAPDEISGSPLQQFLDQLWFYTEEDDYAGALEYLNEHFPKDSAAPPEIWVNRAMVEAGLGRYDDAIASLEKGWAMEPDSPDWPYKAGIMAIEAKDSVRADSFFTKAIERYPAYAPARLKKARLALARGDSLAARVQLDELRKIRIPEDTVRWQVWNLALDLGEVIQTENE